The window aggttaacatgttcataaTTTGAAAGTATGTTATGATGGTTCtaatgtatagtatgcatgttaattaattatttaaattaaatttgattaaatgtgatttaatttaattaaatgtgatttaatttaattaaatatgatttaatttaattaaatatgatttaatttagggaaacttttgtaaatgtaacaaaacatcaaactatttacagcCCGTATAATAAAGCGCATAAAtgtagctattttttaaatattctaaatttgcccttcaatctttcttttcttcctcactattcatcttccttctactatttctttcattgtcttcctcctgcgatttcgtctttcttttttcttattttttttcctgcaatttctttctatcatctttcttatttttcaattctttatttacgtcatttaatctttctatcgtttttctttttttctcttttatatttcacttttctattgtctttctacttttcttaatctttttttttcgctacaatttcttttcattgtcttttttttttacattgtgtacaaaaaatagcaaaatctaaaagatagtgtataaagaatcttgaaaaataatcatttagattggagtagtcaaacgtaaactatcgtgtaaaaatgtaaacaatcatttaaaaaaagtaaaagatcaCGTCtataaaatcttgaaaaaaaaatcatttagattggagtagccaaatgtaaacgaccgtgtaaaaaaaataaatgatcatgtaaaacaaaataaaagattgtctataaagaatcttgaaaaaaaccatttagattagagtagccatgtaaatgatcattttaaaaaaagtaaatgatcatctaaaaaaaagatcgtgtataaagaatcttaaaaaaaaaacatttggattggagtagcaaaatgtaaacgttcgtgtaaaaaaaagtaaacgatcgtgtaccaaaagtattaaaaaaatcgtgtaccaaattttgaaaaaaaaatcatttagatttgggtcctcaaatctaaacgaatgtgtaaccaaatttaaacgtaaccaaattaatcgtgtaacaaaattaaacgatagaattgaaaagataaattgtagctatatctaaataatcgcgtataaattgtagtcacatctaaatgatcgcatataaattgtagccaaatctaaacgatcgcgtatcaaacaataaccaaatctaaacgatcgcaaatatattacgtgcacattgttgatggggcatttttggtattttacacagtgggcctctggactttaattttatttttggagttgttctataaagtgtaaatattttgccgcttttttatatttttgaaaatacccctttaatttaggttaatttttataaatacataaaatttacaaaatatttagaacctggataacaaaatgaaaaagcccatgaagttggtcattttttttaaatattctaggtttttccttcttttacatcgtctttcttcttttcctcttgtgcgatcttttttctttccatcgtctttcttcccttcttttgcaatttttcttttatttttttaaattgttatttggttcaagattgtgtaccaaatataaaagatctatttttttaaaattttatcaaactgttatttggttgtttaaaaTCGTGTACAAATATAAAGgatgttgaaaaaaaaacatcgtttagatttaggtagccaaatctaaacaatcgggtgcaaaaaatagccaaatctaaatgaatgtgtaccaaagaatcttaaaaaaatcgtttagatttgggtagcaaaatatatatgatcgtgtacaaaaaatcttaaaaaaattgtttatgcaaatctaaacgatcgtgtaaccaaatctaaacgatcatgtagccaaatgtaaacgattgtgtacaaaataatgttgaaaaaaattgtttaaatttggctaccaaaatttaaacaaacaattgtgtaacaaagaatcttgaaaaaaaaatgtttagatttgacAACCCAGATCTatacaatcaaatctaaacgatcatataccaaacaatagccaaatctaaacgatcttactACATATATTACCCGcgttgttgacgggacatttttggtattttacattgtggacctatgaatttttttctgtttttggaattgttctatacaatgtaaatattttgcggatttgttatattttataaaagaccaatttaatttaatttaatgaaagaggtctttaaaaaatataaccaagcggcaaaatatttacaccgtatagaacaattccaaaaacgaaaaaatcTCGTAGGCCCATaatgaaaaatgttaaaaatgcCCCATCAATCACGCTGTCAATAACGCACATAATATATTTAGTAcgcgattttttagatttggctattgtttagtacacgatcgtttagattttgtcgtttagatttggttacatgTTCGTTTAATTTGGCTACACacttgtttagatttgacttttttttcaaaatttattacacgatcgtttagatttggctaaacaaaaatttttaagattcttttagtacatgatcatttatatttgtttacacgatgatttattttttcaagattctttggtacacggtcatttagatttgactaaacgattatttttaattcttgtggcacatgatcgtttatttttttctttttttgcatgatcatttaaatttgactacttcaatctaagcgatttttttcaagattctttgtacacgatattttaaaatttggttatcctagtctaaacgacgtaaaaaaggaggaaaataagaaagacgatagaaagaaataatatttcgttacttaaatctaaatgacgttaaaaaaaaagagaaaaaaagaaagacaatggaaagaaatcacagcgataaaaaaaaggaggaaaggaagaaagacgatagaaaaaagtAGCAGCATAAGGGAAAGGAAAGACGAAAGGGCAaacttagaatatttaaaaaatggctaactttatgggctttgttacacgggtcgtaaatattttagtagtttgttatatttatgaaaattaactttaattaaatatgatttaattaaaagttaaattaattaaattccatattaattgatttctttataaaaGGTTATATAATGTTGAATGTATATTATAAGTTAGTCTATAGTTTTTTTAGTGTTATAAAATCAAGTAGatatttaaaatctataacaaagataagttgcATGCTCACTTAGGTTAAACATGTCAACCAAAATTTTCATAGAATTAGTTGGATATTTTGTAAAACTGGTTATAGAGGCTCACTGGATTTGATCTTGtcacaagtcagataagatgactgaGGTTGGAGGTTCTGAAGTTGACAATTTATGGAAGACATCATAGGTTAAAATCTGGTATAATGGTTATGCTAGATGTTTTCACCTAGACATAGGGCATGTTTAAGTTAGCCTTATGATTCTATTTTTATGAGTACCCTTTAAAACATCatagaacacttcagctagagaaaagtagcatacttttagctctagcgtccctaagagttcacaccatGAGGTCTATGCAGGGTTTTGGGCCGTGCATAAGAAAAACTGACGAATATGTGTGATATAGCCGTTAGTTATATATCagtttgagatagagctttatgtttaaatatgatttatatattaaaaatatgaagacgtattcatattcagaagcttagaattgatggaaatagttaaagttgtaaaaagtcaaaatgttgacttttgattttgaaagtcaaactttgatcggctttagattcaaatgtgatttgaattttagaaaaatgaatatggattcatgtTCGGGGAGTCGAAATTAGTTAggacggacaaaatggtaaaaaatcaaaatgttgattttttatttgaaaaagtcaaatttaatctttcataggttgttcataacctcaactgggtcaaaatatcgttttacccccaagactacatcttACTCCTTAAGTTTCCTTGATCtactattaaacaattggtttaagggtCAACCTATAAATTGAATCTCTCTCGAGGACAATGAGAGGgtgggccccttgttcaagacttggattcaattcttaaaggaacaacttatctactaatcctaaagcaggtaggagcgaattctgtcttgcaccttatgtccaTAGCTATTCGCCGACCTTACCTTTGAATTGGGAGGCTTACTAGGCCAGTACTTATGAGCTACCCTCACTTACGTAGATCTACGGATAATTTCGTTTGAaaagaagttcatagttagcttaggattaagatgaagttacctaggtcatcaataatcaaaatagtcagttttttatataataaacgacgttataagaaaaaaaaaagactatttcatggttccagtcttatgtaaacactttacgtaggatgcctccactttcatgtctctacatgaacaatttagGATCACATTGTTTTTACTAACTACACagcgggccacatccatagAGTTTCTAAATAAGTTGCCTAACATTTATTCATAAACTATAGACCGTTTTAGgatatatacttgaacttgatccacatttatgtctttacataaagttcaagtttactcaaaatagccttggaccttagtttatttgatttaagattatagtaatCAATCTCATAAATAAATTCTTAGTAatgactttattgaatagaatatgaatacaaactacgagttttaagacataaattccaataaattctcacttggactaaaactcctagtgggaTGAAGCAACGTTGAATTTAATCAcgagaaagaaaaatacatatgagtacaataaacatatgaatatGATAAACTTGGGAATATGCATGCTCAAtattatataagttaagaccaattgaagcaaaatttatctttaatactgaaatgtttagcATAATAGACAAAAGATTTCTTTTAATGCCTATTTGTGGTAGTTAAGACTTGGTAATGTAAATCTCAATGTGATTGAGAAATTGGTTAAGAGTGGACTTTTAAATTAGGTAGAAGATAACTCTTACCTTCATGTGATTCTTGTCTTAAAAAGCAATAATGACCAAGAGATCTTTATCGAAAAAGGTTTCAGAGCCAAAATACCTTTAGAGCTCACATATTCGGTCTTTTGTGGATCAATAAATGTCAAAGTTCAATGAgggtatgaatatttcatcaattttgttgatgattattcaaggtttAGTCAAGTTTATCTATTGCATCACAAGTCTAATTCTcgtgaaaagttcaaagaatataagacTATAATTGAGAATCAATTAGGTAAAACTATATAAAAACATTTTGATCTGATCGAGGTAGAGAGTATATGTAGACTTATGATTctaagactatttgatagagcACAAAATCTAGTCACAACACAACTCTCTGTACCTAGTACGCTTAAGCAGAATAATGTAGCAAAAAGAAGAAACCTTcccttgttggacatggttaGCTCTATGATCAGCTTTTCTCTTtgatcctcaagaaaataagGATTTTGTATCGGCAAATGTCACATTCTTAGAGAAAAACCACATTAGGAATCATCAAACCACGTAGTAATTCAGTATTGAATGGGATTTCTAAAGATGTTACAaataaacctagttcatccatTAAAGTAGTTGATAGAACTAGGGAATCTAGTTagtcacatccttctcaagagttgaaaAGGCCTCGAAGTAGTGGGACGATTGTTCATTATCGAAAACTAAATCATCATACTTGATGATGGTATAGAGTATCCATTAACTTATAAAaaagcaatgaatgatgtagattgTCTAATTGACGTTAAGAAATGGATAGCTATgcaatttcaaataaaagattTGGAAATTAAATGTGCAATGTGTTTTTAGGATCCAAATTGTTTGGAAATGCAAGAACAAAATGCTACCCATATCTCTAAGCATCTTTTATGGACAAAATATTGTCTAGATATAAAAATCAGAATTCCGAAAAGGTTCTATTGCATaacagatatggaattcattaGTCTAAGGAACAGTATCCTAAGTCACCTCAATTAGTTAAGGATATGAGACATATTCCCCTTGCTTCCATTGTTGGGAGTTTGgtgtatgcaatgttatgtactagacctgacattagCAACTTAGAAGGGATGAGTTGACGTTAAGAATATCCTAAAATAGTTTAGGAAAATCAAAAGACCTATATTGGTTGTTGGTAATTTAGGAATTTGTTCAGGGATTTAGTGTTTGTTCTATTTAGTCTTAATGTATGAGTTTGCACGATTAGAATATGCGAGCTAAATTCATATCACAACCCTTTCTACATGGCGAATCAAGGTCATTACATGCAAGCTGCTCACTATGTCTCTAATCCTCGTGTAGTTACTAAATCCTCGttaagtacaagttttcctatcgTTTTCCCAAGTGTAAGCAAAACGATAGGTTTCCTGAGAATTCCAGGATGTAACACatggaattgatatcaaatcttAGTTATAAAGCTTACTTGTCCATCTAAGCGGTATACAATATctatctatacagtataaagtaAATGTGTCTAAGCTAACCTAATATCTACATTAAAGATTTTGTAAAAGGTGATACGAAAGGTGGAGAGATGTGAAAtaaactaacttgtattaagaaagaatgaaagaatgtCTTTGCATTGCTAGGCGATTAAGCCATGCAGTAGCCTTGATGTGGTAAAGATTAGTTAACTAGCTTTTGATTAAGGCGAGCTCCTCTCAGTGCTTTAAACACCATACTTTCTTTCCTCTCGGGATGCAAATGATATAACTTGGCTAAATGGTGTTATGTATTCTGACTCAATACTTAATGTAGTGTTGTGTGTTGTGTATCTTATTCTATGCAATGAGACATGGTCATGACATGCTATATACTATCTATGTCTCACATTGTCATATAATTACTAAGTCCTTGTTGAGTACATGTTTTCCTACtgcttgcccaagtataagcgaaGCAATAGGTTTCCTAGGTAATCTAGGTCGAACACgaggaattgatatcaaagcttagttaTAGGGTTCACTCTTCATTTAGGCGATATGAAAGAATTATCTATACAGTATGAGGAagtataagtttaaactatatctacttatctacactaaaAAATCTGTAAAGGGAGATTAAGATGGATGTGTGATGGGActgtgaactaacttgcataaaaGAAGGGGTGAAGGAAAGTCTATGTATTACTAGGTGATTAAGTAATGAGATAATCTTGATGCGATATAACTCAGttaactagcttatgattaaggcaAGCTTCGCTCAGGGTCTTTAAATGCCACACTTGCTCACCTCTAGAGATCCAAATGACTAAGCTGAGTTAAGTAAGATATATCTAGAATATttcacttacaagacttataaagctcctcttttaagggtgacaacctttCAACACCATATACCTACACTTGTTCTTCTTTCAGGATATAAATGATGAAAGTTATCTCGCCAAGATGGAGTATGTCTTCAAACTCCTCCTTGTGTGCATTAGCCAGATCCTTGCTGCTTGCCCTCTCAAGTAGTAGGCGATAAACACTGGCCAAGCGATCACTATAGCTCAGCTAACacgataagagttataagctaaccttcttatcaaaaacttatcatagatcttaaactacaaataacataaGGACAGGTGAACAGTAAAGATATGATAGATTGAAAAGCATAAATATACAATGTGttaaagaatataggccttaggccattgtacaatatgaacaaatacattacaatgaaatacaaaaaatgcaaagaatagaaatgacattacaagttaggggagaTGGGGAATGGGATGTTCTTCACTCAAACCTCAAGCTTTCACTTGTTGACTGactgaagaagatgaagaaatgcTTTACAGATGGTGGCTCATTCAAGTTTTAGGTTTTGGCTTATtcaagccttcgtattttattGTTGGTCCCTTCAGACCTCATTGTCTGGTAGGGATGTAATCTTTTATATAGGCATATTTAGACAGAAAATCTAATCTTCTGAGCATGGCAGTGCCGAAAACTACCTCTATCTAGTTACATCAACCCCATCTACCActtttgtcttctagtgaaccgCTTTTCGCCTACTGATAAGGTTTTCTTGCGTAGTCTTTAGGCGAGTTCCTTTGCAATTCGctagcttcttcttttttttcctaatcCCGCGTTAAGACACTCAAAACGAGGTGAAATAGGCATAGatacttatgtaaagtgtatctatgataacttgtagaatacaagttattatagccttttcgatagaataatgagaccaaaacacataagaaatgtgtcaaaacgcgtagcttatgttgtaaattcgtaaatatttggaaatacactttacataagcattTATGTCTGTTTAACCCTGTTTTTAGTGTCTTAACGTAGGATTACGGACAAAAGAAGAAATTAGCGAATTGTAGAGGAACTCGCACGAAGACTAGGCGAGAAAACCATATCAGTAGGTGAGAAGAGGTTCGCTAGAAGACAAAggtggtagttggagttgatgtgacttaacACACAAGAAACTTTTGATGCTGGCATATTTAAAAGATTAGATTTCCCGTTTAAATCTGCCTATATAAAGAACTCTATCTCCATCAAGAACCATGCCTACATAAACTCTCCTTAAACCCTTATTAGGAACTTTTAGCCAAACCATCATCTAAGTTCTCAAGCTTTCTAGTTTTCGATCACCTTCTCCAGTGAAATTAATAAGTTTTCCTTATCCAATCCTTAAATTTCATTTCAATTCCTTATCCTTCCTATTAATCATGTTTGGAAAGTAAGCCCTCACCAAAGCCCTCAAGAAATACCAAGCAACCGTGACTAAAGTAAGCCCATCTAATGAAGGAGTTGAGAAAACCTCACCCGACGGTCGTGTGTCGGAGCAAAGAACGAAAGAAAGACCACTCAAGAAGGTGGTGATCAATGGAGTAGAAATTTAACTCCCTAAGGATAAGCTGACTGACCTTCTCATAATAGTCTCTGGAGAGACttgaaagagagaagaaaaaaaagaacaagaagagCGAGCAAGGCTAGAGAAAGAAAAGGTAGAAAAAGAAAGGGTTGAGAAGGAgcgaaaagaaggagaagaaaagaaaaggagaaaagggagaaaagagaaaaaatcaagaaggaaaaggaagaaaagaaggaggaggaagaaaagaagagagaagatgaaaagaagaagaaagaaaaagatgaggCGAGAAGGAAGGAAAAGGAAGTGCGCGAGGAGGCACAAGaagaaaatatgcaaaaaaacaGAGAAGGTGAAGTTTGGGCTATTAAAAATAAAGGTGAAGGTAGAGGACGTTAAGGCCCTAGCAGAGGAGGAGAAGGAAACAAAGATAAGGGAGCAAGAAGAGCTTCTTAACCAGGGTGAGAAAGTAGCCCTCTTCGCGGGAAAAGACAAAGACAAAGAAAAGACTTTTGATGAGCATTCCAAGGAGTTTAAGAAAGAGATTGAGGAGTTAAGTCATTTGGAGGACAAGGGGGTAAGACCCGTGAAAAAAGAAAGGTTACGATGAAGAAGAAGGCTCTGAGAGTAATTTACAAAGAGACGAGCTGGAAAGGCAAAAAGAAAGTCTCAAGAAGATGAAGGGGAAGTGGCCAAGAAAAGTGATTTAGAAGGACCACTCTCCACTTCCCTAGCTAgcaaaaaatttatgataaagaAGTGGCTCTATCcataccaaggaaccatgccaAAGTTCCTTGAGACACTCATAAAAACGTTTAGGTGGAAAAGATTTTTCCAAGGGGTGACCGCAATAAGACTTGACATAGTAAAGATGTTTTACAAAGGATACATCAATAAAGAAGAACACTATGCCATAGTATAAGGGAAAAAAGTAAACTTTAGGCCAGGCGCAATCAATGAGCTCTTTGGGTTAGAGGCTAACTAAGTAGGGCATGAAAATTTCAAAAACCCTCGAGAGCAAGATTTAGAAGACACACGAAGAGAGTTGTTTGGCCCTGGACAAAATGGTATATAACGTCAAGAGGGAAGTACCAGTTTCTGCACAACCTAAACATAAAAGCCATCATTTGGTTGGtatttgtgaagaagaagatcatGCCTACTCGCCGTGATAGCACCATCTCCATGGAACGAATAATGTTGATCTACTGCATAATAGAGGAAATACCAGTACACATAGGCGAGATAATAAGCGAGCACATCATAGCATGGGTCAAGCATCCCCGCAGAGCAAGATCTTTCTCACACCAGATTGATAAATTGTGCTTAAAGGCATGTCCGACGTTAGATAAACTTCCTCAGGTAAAGGTGAAGGATGAAGTTTAGTCCTCCTCAACCCTTCATCACATAATTGCCATCCACAAGAACAAAGTTAAGCTAAAACGCCTTAAAACCAAACAAGATGGTAAATCAGATGTTGAAAAAGTGGATGgtaaagatgaagaagagaaaTAGGAAGATGATGTCTCGTTAAAACGCAAATGAATCAATTTCCTATTCTTAAGCAAATCCCTTCATATCTGATCAAGACACAGAAATATATACTGGTAGCATGTTGACAATTACATTAGATTGAACGATCATCAAGAAGACTTATTCAGCGACTTTAGCAATGAATCAATGATCTTTGAAGATACATGGAATTTGTCGGCCAATTTGTAGAGTGatataattgaattagatgTGAATCGACATCATCTAAAACAAATTCCTCCAGTGAAAGATGATATTGCCTATCAAATTTGGGCAATAAATGAAGGATAGATACAATTTGATGTTCatgttattgtttttatttatgcACGGGGACTTATTTATATAAAATGATAtaaactttttatattttttctatgtttaatgtaagacatttttgtttaatgttcaaTTGAATTAGATGTAAGTCGACATATGTTTAAGTCGACATATGTTTAATGTAAGATATTAttaagaaaacaagaaataagaaagaaaaaacgaGAAATAGTTATCAAGCACGTTTTCTATTTCTGTTTTTTAAGAAACATAATCAAACAAGAAACAATTATGTTTCTTATTCTAAAATACAAGAAACAGAAAATAAGGAACATTAAAAGATGAAATGCCAAATGGACTCTTAGTTTTTGTAACTAAGTCCCCGTCCAATCAAGGCCGACATTCTATGTCCACTTTCTTTAACTGCAACATATCTAACATATCTCTCTGATTGGCAATTTCTTAAACTTAAAGGTTGAATTAGAAacaatgaaaatttttaataggCAAATTAATCAAACCTCTTCTCCAAGTAACTCTACATGCCCCTACTTTTGCTgtaattttaagttaaaaaaccaaaaatattTGTGTTGGAGaaaaaatttaaactatttCCTTACCGTAAAAATGAAATGGGATTAACCATGGATCTCTTCATCATTATTATATACAAATGCTAATTGAGCTAAACTCTTCTTGTTAGCAAAATCAAAAGCATTTATGCACTAGATTAACAGAGATGTAATGACAGTAATCTCAGGCTTTCACAGCTTTAATCACACTCATGTTTTCTGTGTACATAAATGATCTTGAAGCCACCTATATTAGTCAATGGTCTAACAAGTCATGTAATTGGAGTTTCTATATTTCTTCCTCGTAGCTTCAGATGATGATGCTGCCTTGTTTTCATTTGAATAATAGCACCTTTCAAACTCATTTCTTCCATCTACCATACAAGAAAACAACAGAGTTAACAGGCAAACACTGTAAGTCTATAACCACAAAAGTCAACTCATCTATATATTGAAAAACCTTAAATCACCGACCCTAAGGGTTAAACACTTGATCTTATAGACCATTTGCTTTGGTACCATCTTGGGTCAATCAGTGATTTAAGGTGATATAACAACAAAAAAATGTTGgcacttttatttcttttcttcttcgtttGTACCTCTAGTGCTGATACGGTTTGGTGGAGTTCAAATACCTCCTCTAAAAGCAATCTCTCATGTATCACCACTCTTGCTAATTCTGAAAGCAAGGAAGCAGTTTTCATGGCCTGTATAAATCACAATTCATTTAAAACATCCGgagaattgttctattatatgAACATAGAGAAATGATTTATAAGGCCTTTTACCACTGGCGCGTATATAGTCACCATGGACATCATAGAGATTGCAACATCAGAAGCTTGCTTGAATGCCATGGAAATTTTTTGAGCATCAATCTGTACTGCAACAATGATTTTGAAACTTCACTTTCACAAACAAGATAACGTTTCAATTACTAATTCTTTTACCTTTGCACCTTCAGTGAGTGGCACCCTGCAGATAACAGAATGTAAACAATCTTTGGTCATAGAAACTGCAGTTAAATGTTGTCTTTCCATAGCTCCCCATCTTTCCAATGGCCTCAGCTGCAAAATAGATAGAAACCCAATAAATTTCAGTGTTGCATTGCCATATTAGAAGTGTAAGGGAGTTAATTCCCTTTACTCACTTGAGAATGGAGAAAGAAGTTCAACTTGAATTGGAGCTTTTCTTTTTGGAGCTGCAACTTCTTTTGTTGAACTGACTGCTGCAACTTAGCAATGTTATACCAAGTACTTGCCAAATTTTTCTGTACAAAGAGGAATTTGATTATAGTTTATGGTTAACCCACATGATATTTCAATCGAGTGTAAACAATCTTTATATACCTCTACTAAATTAGCCAAGTTTTCAGTTGCAGACTGAGCTTTAGCGTTGGCAAAACGCCACTGCACCAATCGATTATGTAACATTCTAAGATGATGAACATTATCAGAAACTACTGGTCTTACAGGGGATAATGTGGTGGAAATCCAAGATTTTCTGCTCTTGAACAAGTCCAATCCCAAGTTAAGTAACTTCTCCATACCTGTTGCGCCTTTTGATGAAGTTGTTATGGGTTTTAGACTAGAAAACGACATGGATTTTTCCTTGCTCTCGACTGACATCATCGGCGAACCTGACCGTCCAGGCGATAATGCCCACTGCGACCTTGAACTCCCACGTCCCGAAATTGAATTAGCTCGTTGTATTGGGTATTTTACAGAATTTTTCTTTGCTGTTGGAGAACCTTCGAATGAAACAGGAGTTGGGAGGCTTGAATCAGAAGACCCTCTTTGAAGCCTTCGTGATGTTACATCATTCATATACTTGGAAGGAACCACCAAACCCGATCTCTGGCAGACTATAGTCGGCGTTTTTCCCACCATCATTGGAGACCTAATATCGTTGTAATCCGATTCTAAGTCAAAACTGTTCTTGAAATTGTCTGATCGTTTTCTAGATGATCTTCCTAACAGAGCATTCTCATCCACTGACAATCTCGCAGATTCAGAGCTTTGTACTGGTAATTTCGACAATGAAGAGCTTACGTTTTTCCCCTGTAGTTTCCCGCAATATCTCGAAGAACCGCCAATAATGGGTCTATCGTTTTCTTTGGCGAATCTCTCTTTTGGTTCGAAATTACTCAAATCTCTGGAACCTCTCAGTTTATTGAGTGAGGGATTTCCAGAGAATTTCTCGTCCTTCAATCGTTCATTTCTGAGATGATCAGCCAGAGTATCGAATCTCTCAGTAGTCGAAGAAGGCCAGAGTCCATGAACAAGTAAGGACCCTTGTTGGCCTCGGTGCTTACGAGCATCATATCTTGATTTCCCATGAGTGGGCGAAAGAGGTTGAGTGggagacgacgac is drawn from Cucumis melo cultivar AY chromosome 11, USDA_Cmelo_AY_1.0, whole genome shotgun sequence and contains these coding sequences:
- the LOC103490609 gene encoding QWRF motif-containing protein 3: MKNDNESQVSDHFQRPRKPKSREVSSRFLSSAYTTETTTASSSSSSPTQPLSPTHGKSRYDARKHRGQQGSLLVHGLWPSSTTERFDTLADHLRNERLKDEKFSGNPSLNKLRGSRDLSNFEPKERFAKENDRPIIGGSSRYCGKLQGKNVSSSLSKLPVQSSESARLSVDENALLGRSSRKRSDNFKNSFDLESDYNDIRSPMMVGKTPTIVCQRSGLVVPSKYMNDVTSRRLQRGSSDSSLPTPVSFEGSPTAKKNSVKYPIQRANSISGRGSSRSQWALSPGRSGSPMMSVESKEKSMSFSSLKPITTSSKGATGMEKLLNLGLDLFKSRKSWISTTLSPVRPVVSDNVHHLRMLHNRLVQWRFANAKAQSATENLANLVEKNLASTWYNIAKLQQSVQQKKLQLQKEKLQFKLNFFLHSQLRPLERWGAMERQHLTAVSMTKDCLHSVICRVPLTEGAKIDAQKISMAFKQASDVAISMMSMVTIYAPVAMKTASLLSELARVVIHERLLLEEVFELHQTVSALEMEEMSLKGAIIQMKTRQHHHLKLRGRNIETPIT